The genomic region GATAATCGCTTCTacttataccttcttatactactttATCCGCCGGATATAGGATAGATATAACCCGTACTACTACCGATCCGAATTATCGACGACGAATAATACGAAGCCGATCCCGCCGAACCCGATTAATAGGAAGTTAAGCAaattctagactataagaagagatGGCCACGAggactaataccggtaggaGGTAAACAGCTATATTAGGGATACTTAGTAaaatatattagatataatAAGCTATTCTATAAAGCTACGGACTAGGTTATCGAGACTACCGCCGCCTCCGTAGCTaacttttactataactacCCGAGAGCGACTAAGCTACCTAGTTTttaactacctatagactagatacTAAATAAGAATGCTAtaggtatacgtatagcgcgctaactagtataagtagcgatagctctaataccggtagaacgaggcctccgggcttataagaaagagagcgatacgtatagtctaatagataataaggtGTTTACGAAGGCAATAGGAGATGTAATAGATACGAAAGATATaataggagaggagagtaCTCCGGAGCGTACTCTAagagggggggtagtattaccgtaccggcgtatatttacttaaatccgcgggtacgtacctagacctcgcgtccgctaactaatccgactagcaGCTTGGCGCCTatatataactctcgcgccctccgcgcctcccttagatagaacatctattcgacttataccttacccgactacgtacttatacctacttataatatATAAATAAGTTACTCTAGTACGAGAGGAGGCGGCTTTTTAGGTCTTAATTTCTTACTATTCTTAACTTTTAAATACTTTAACTAATTCTACGACTAGCTAATATAGATAGGCTTTATACGTAgttctatagatataagCTACTTTCTATAGTAAAAAGCGAGTTTAAATACGATAGATTTCTATAGTattactatagttaatattAATATTAAGTAGAGGTTTAGAGGACTAGCCTTTACCCTACGAGTACGagtatataatatagatagatagaaAACCTAAAAGCAAATAGTCCtactaacctactatagttaTACCTATCTACCTATTAAAGTAACTACCCTTACTAAAAAAGCGACCCTAAGCTATAGAGTAGTAATTTCTATAGCAAATCTTTATAACTttaggtatagctatagtagcgaactTAAGGTAAAGTATACTTATTAAGAGCGGGAATATATAATACAATACGGTAGAATCGATTATACTCTTTAGAATATTCGATTTCGTagtactataatatctaAAAATCCTCCATGGGGCTATCTACTAAAAAGCGACTTGCGCTCTTAGCCTACGTACAGCTTCGCGCCCGCTTGCGGTATAGCGTAGAAGCTGAGGCCACGTAGGCTGAGTACCTGAGCTTAGCATTGACCTCGAATTCACGTGTCGACTGAATAACATCCACAAGGTGACTCTGTGCATGATTCACAGCATCAGTAACGATGGCAGTGCCTACACGTACACCGATCGCTGCGAAAGTCGAGCCCAAATCGACGCACGTCTCCGATCCTACCGTCCAGCCCTTCTTGCAGGCCGACTTCGACCCGGCGACATATCTCAACACCACGCTACCGGGCCTATCCATATCATCAGCGTCGTCGCGGGGTGGGCGGAACGTGTCCCTCCCAGACCTGTCGGCGCAATTGCAGACTCTACTATCACAGCTCAATGCGCAGACGAGTAGGCACTCCACCACCCTTACACAGCTCACCGATGAGATCATCCGAAGTGGCAGTAGACTGGCCTATGAGGTTGAGCTACTCCGAGGTGAAACGTTGGGCCTCACAGACACGTTCAATAATGGACTGAAGAAGGATATCAATCTGCTCGCCCCGAAGGAGCCTGTGCCTCCGCCGCAGCACGCCGAACACAAGGACGAGAACGGCAAGCAGACCTTTGAGGGAGATCCCGTCAATGGTGAACGTGAACAGTCAGACACAGCAGAACCAGAGTTCCTTCAGCGACTACGTACTTTGACGACAGTACGAGAACGCCTCGATACGGTCATCAAGACCTTCGGCTCCGCGATGCAATGGCCATTGGCACCATCTGAAATATCTTTGGCCTCGTCCTTCATATCAGTATCTGGCCCAGAAAGCACAGATGACAGCCGCAGCCGTGAAGATAAGGGCAAGGAGCACGTTGAAAAGCTACGCCAGGAGATCAATGAGCTGCTCTCGGCTGGAGCAGAAGGTCTACGCACAGCCAACGAGCGCGTGGAGGAATTGCGCCTTCTCGCTGAAGTGTGGAGAGGGACTGCGGAAGAGAAGGCTCGCTTGAAGCTAGTTGACAACTTGCAAAAGGCTGTGGACGAGAAGCAGAAGACGTTAGGTAAGATTTCTGCCGACGGAGCCAGGAAGCCAGGCGTCTCACCGGCGAGAGGCTACGATCATCGCTACGGTAACACTGATGCCAAGGTCCCTGGTGATACCGGCTCTGGTTATGGCTTCCTTCAGAATCTGCGGAATCTCAAGAACGAAATGTATCTGGATTGAGGTGTTCGCTTCTTCGTTCGTGACAACACGCACGTCCAACTCAAGGATACACCAGGTATGCAGTCATGACGACTGCTTGCTGCTACCACGCATTAGGACGGTCCCGAGCGCTTGTGTTGCTGCATGCTCGTATGTTGACATACGAGTGTCTTGTGGTTGCTCGTATATTTTCGCGAGGAGCTGTGTCGCTCTCGGATGTCATTGTTCCCGATCTACACACAAATCAGGACGCTCCGATGCAGGACAGCTTTATCTTGGATCTAAGTTATACCTACTCCTCCTGCCGCACTGTCTGTCAGGACGTTGCCTCTACTGTCAGCGATAGTGAGATCTGTCCACATGTATTGTGCTGTCGAGACATGCTTACACCATGCCACTACCCTTCTTCAGCAGGACTACTGACGCTCTACGACTTCATCGTTACGAATTTCCAGAGCAACGAACAGGCTGATCATGACAACGACACACTCAAGAAAATAGTGTACTTCGACAGCTTGGTGACCCTGGACGCACGAAGCATCTGCGGCAAAGGCGGAAAGGTGCTGACTGACTAGACCCTGCGTACGCAGCCAAAGGTCCGTCTTGGTGCTTGGGACTGCGTGGACCACAGATTTGACCAAGCGTCAAGGATTGACCTCGGCATTGGCGAATGACGGCACACAGAAGGCTTCTCTACCACCAGCACAGGATGTCGCAATGCCATGCCAGCTTTGACCTCTGTCTCTGGCCTTCTTGCAACATCCAAAGTGGTTTCTCAGCAGCGAGGGACGACTTCCGAAGCTTTGGGCTCTCAAGCTGAGAAATATTAGACAACCACCATCAGCCATACAGCGCTTTACGACCCTGCGTGCAGCAATTGTGCCATCGCAGCTACCTACGTCGTCATCTTGGGAACGCCAATGCTACGAATGAACAACTATAAGTGCGCTCGCACGATGACTCGCGATAATCGTCACTACCGCGGTCTCGGTGCATCCTTTAAATGGCGATAGAACACATCAAGCAAGACTCAGCCACCGGAGTTTCATACAGCACAGGACACCTCATTGCCAGCCTCGGCCGTCACAATCATCTTGCTGACCACTCCACGGCATCTTGGACGAGTCCACGTAGGTGGCGACAAACGCCTTTCACGCCATCAAGCGCAACCAAGCAACTCTTGGGCTGCAGCGGTATGAGATAACCTTACACTGCAAAAATCAGGTAGAGAGACAGTGCCAGCTGAGAGCACTCCCGCACCAAGAAACAGCCAAGACGCTTTCACTGGGCCCCGTTGGCTGGCTCTCCACACTGTTCCTCCAATTTGTCTTTGGTGGCTCACTTGGCATGTCTTGACACCTACGGAACCAGGAAATACCGTCAAATCGCCAAGTTGTCGACGTTGATGCTGGGTCCATGGTATGGGGAAGCGCTTTTACCTCGGAGTCTGTATGCCTGCAGCCATGCGTACTGTTGTCGAGCAGTCCGCATCTGTTCTAAGGCAGGCTGATCTTCGCCATATCTGGACTGGACACTGGGGCTGGTCGACTTCAACGTTGATTGCACGCGCGACATCACTATTGTACATGCTTGCCAAGTGCCGCCATCGTGGTCGATCCAAGTGATGTAGCGAATGGTGCACACGACAGTATCGGCTTCGAACTAATATGCCTTGCGATCTTCCTTTGGCCTTCCTGTCCCGGTACATGGAGTAAGCCACATGTAATCAGGCAGAGCTGGCAATGTAGGTGTATATATTGCTGTAGGTGATCCCAGTATCGACCTTCTGCTCCCTATCCATCTCATATTCAGGAAGCGCTTACATCCATTGTGTAACCATGAAGTCCTTCCTCAACTTCCTGCTGGCTCTGCCAGCCGCGCTGGCCGCGCCTGTGATGCTGGAGACCAGACAATCAGACAACATCCTCGGCTCATGGATCGTCCGCGTCAACAACGATGCACCTTTGGCAAACATCATCTCGCAGGTTGCAGCAGTCGCCGGCGTGCAGCCAACCCACAAATACGAGTTCGGCAACTTCAAGGGTTTCTCCATGGATGGCATCACCGACGCCGTGTCTCTGCTCGCCAACATCGCATCCATCCAGTCCATCGAGCCAAACACCCGCGTGTACGCCTCTGCCCTGACTAGCCAGGCTAACCCACCATACGGCCTTGCCCGCATCTCACACCGTGATGCAGGTGCCACCAGCTACGTCTACGACGACTCTGCTGGTGCGGGTACTTTCTCCTACATCATTGACACCGTAAGTCAACATTATCCGACTTGATCACGAACTCCTACTAACACGTTACCAGGGCATCAGAATCACCCACCAAGATTTCGGTGGTCGAGCAGTCGAGGGCGCCTCCTTCGTGGAGGAAGAGCCAACCGCCATTGATGGCAACGGCCACGGAACTCACGTCGCCGGTACCACCGGTGGTACTACCTACGGCGTCGCCAAGAGGACCAACCTCATTGCCGTCAAGGTCCTGGGTGCTGAGGGCTCCGGAAGCAACGCAGGTGTCCTCGCCGGAATCGACTGGGCTGTCAACGACATGAACTCCAAGGGCCGCAGAGGCAAGGCTGTCGGCAACCTCTCCCTCGGCGGTCTCTTCTCGCCAACCACCAACGCTGCCGTCGCCGAGGCTGTCCGTCAAGGTCTCTTCCTCGCTGTCGCCGCTGGTAACTCTGGTCTGCCAACTTTCACCGCTTCCCCAGCTTCTGAGCCGTCAGTCTGCACTGTTGGTGCTACTGATGCTCAGGATAACCGTGCTAGCTTCTCGAACTTCGGACTTCTTGTTGACGTCTTCGCCCCTGGCGTCAACGTCACTTCTGCTTGGTTCGAATCGGATACCGACACCAACACTATCTCCGGCACTTCGATGGCATCTCCACACGTTGCTGGTCTTGGTGCTTACCTTTTGGGACTTGAGGGTGCTCGTGAGCCAGGTCCACTGTGTGAGCGCATCCGTGCTTTGTCGACCAAGGGCAAGATCAGGGCTCTTGACACACTTTTGGGCCTCAGCAAGAACCAATTGGCGTACAACGGAAATGGCGCTTAGATGATGAAGTAGGAGAAGAACGAATGTGACAGCGGTTGATCAGAGTATCCCGCATGATGATCATGGTTGGAAATGATAATGCATGTAGACATGAACAAAATGACGAATGAATCTCCAATAACAATCAGGCGACTGTGCATCTCATACTACGTGGAAGCGATCACGAAGGTAATCTTGAGCAAAGTTCCATTTCATTCTCTCCAACTGTCGGGTGTATCGCACTATCGTGACTTCAAGTTGAGCCCATTTTCAAATCTTGGCAACAGCATTAATCAGCGGTGTCTCTCCTTCTACGCCTCCATACACGCTACAGAGCCGGAAGCAACACTCAACAACGCTCACATCGTTGCATCCCTACAAGCTTGAAGGCAGCAGTAGAAGTAGCAGCGCTCGAGATTCTGCCGCCTCCGAGGGGGGTAGGGTACCAGCCAGGGTTGCTATGATCAGTGTTCGGCCCTTAATACTCTGAGATCTCGTCCAGGTTACGGTGTCCGCCGCTGAACAAATCCACGAGCCATTGGAGGGCAGGTGGGATGTTGGAGGCCATGCCTGGCTTGGTTGGGGTCTGCTCAGCAGAGCCGGTGGGTACAGCGTACGCAGCTGTGGAAGGAGTAACGTAACCAGTGGATGTCTTGGTAGAGGAGGTAGCGAGTGTCGTCGGTTTGACAGGCGAAGTAGGCTTCGGTACCTGGTGTCCGGCTGGAGAGGAAGTTGACTGCGAGGTGGTAGGTGCAAAAGTGTAGCCGTCGATGATGATGGGTCCCCCAAAGACGGGACCCGGGAAGGGCCCTTCGTGGTACTCATCCCAGCCGTCTGCACCGTCATGAGTAGGTTCAGGCTTCTGGTACTCAGCGGGAGTAGAGGTAGGGCATGGAACGGGGTATTGGCCCTTCCCAGGAGGCCTGACGATCTGGAAGCAAGAGCCATCGCTGCCAGTCTCGATGGGCATGGGATTTTCTAAGACTACATATCAAGGGACGTCAGCTATTGTCAAAAGAACATGACAAGTCCTTCTCGAATGGCGTTGAAGGATCACATACGCCCACTGAAGAAAACCGGCATAGGCTGCCCGTTGAATGGAAAGTGTCCATCGTTCGTGGGACTGGCGGCTGACTCCTTTGATGCAGATGGAGTGGCATCGGGCGTGGGACTGGAGGGGAAGACTACAAAATTTTAGCGCGTGGCCCCGACTTGAGCTGCTGAATGATCACATTCGCCCAAGGAGGCCAGATGCGACGAGATGGCCGTCGAGACTAGGCCGAGTTGTGTCGTGGGTGGGAGTGGCTGCAGACTCCGTTGGTGCAAAAGGAGTGGCGGCGGCGAGGCCAGCGAGGGCTGCGGTGGTTGTGAGCTTCATCTTGGCGGTGAGATGTGTGGAGGATAGGAGGGAAGGAGAGAATATGACAAGTGTGGGAAGCCGCTCGACTTGTGTATCTTCGCAACTGCGCAGACTGGGTTCATCGAGTCTGGCCTCGCAAGTTCGTGCTATCGGTATCATTTACCTACGTACATACTCGCTGCGAGCCATCGGATTGCTTGCTGACCTGATATAACCTCAAAGCTTGGATGTTCGTAGCCACTGAGAATGGTCGGACATCATATATCGCGAACCCCGTTCCGCAGCCCATGCTTGAGATAATCCTCTCGATCAATTTCGTGCGCGCCTTTCACGCGCATACTGGCCATTAAACTTGCTCCGGCCCATGGTCCCAAGCTCTCCACGCCTCTTACGACTCCCTTGACCATGTCCACTTTTCCTTTAGAGGCTTCGCGTTCTGCTTTTGACGTGATCGGATCTTTGATATCGTCGTGGACACGATTGGCTGGTGGGATGGCATCTTGCAGTGGCATCTTGAATGGTGATAGAGGAGGCACGAGTTCGTCCGATTGCTTGGGTCGAGGGGCGGTATTCGCTGAGCGTTCTTTGAGGGCTTGTTCGTGTTGGGTCTTGGCACTGCCGTAATTGGAGACAGGATCCCAGCCTCGAGTTTCGATCAGATGTGAGATTTCTTGTAGCAACCTGCGCTTCAGCCCTGGCATCTGACTGACGCCGCCAGTGATGACAATGCGAGAGACGCAGATCGCGCGTAGGTCGGTCGGCAGTGAAAGCAGCACCCGATATGCCAGTAGTGGTACCGGTAAGTCATCATCATCGTGCTCGTCTGCGGTATGCTCTGGCGCCAGAAGCGCTTTCTCAGCAGGTACTGCGAGCTGTGCGAATGGTATAGGATATGTCGCGGGAGGCTCTGTGCCATGCAGAGGTAGCTGCAACACTTTGCCGCCTTCGTGGCTCGGTTCTTGTTGCTGGCACCAGGCTAGTCTTCGGACGACATCCTCTGCTTCATCGAACGCGATCGTGAAGTCAGCATCGCTATCGCTGTGACCTCTTACTGCCATTTCAAGGGTGTTGCCCATTTCCCGCGTCAGAAGTCTGCCCGCCCTGACACTCCGTCGCTGCGCCACTTCCTTGTACTCTCCAACGGCAGTCACAACACTCTCCTCCCAGCCAATATCAACTATTATGGCGGTTCTCAGTCCAGCACTTACGCAAGTCATGACGGGATGTGTGAGCACTGAAATGCTCGGTGGCTGAGAGAAGTGGGTGAAGAACACCCGAAGCGCTATCTCCAGCAAAGGAGTAGGCAGCAGGGATGGTACAACAAGGACAGCCTTGCGCTGCTTGGCATCGATCTGTATATGGTCGATTATGGCAACGCGCAGCTGGCGATTCAGCTTGTCCTCGACCAAGCCCAGGTCCAGCTCTCGCAGATCTGTAGTGTACAGCTCGTAGCCCTCTGCCCATGGCTGCTTCACCCTCACTTCTCTCGTGGCTTTGAGGTATTCAGCATCATGCTGGCGGTAGTCTCCACGTCGGCGACTGCCATCTGGTGTAAAAGGCAGTATGCATCTCGGCTTGGCCTCCCCAGCATAACCTGCAGATAAATGTCGCGCGCCGAGCTCGTAGATGACAATGTCATCCTGCTCTGGGCGGAATGTGCCTGGACTGCCGAACTGCGAGGATATGCTGCGACCGAGCTGCGGTGTTCGAGGACTCCGCGGGGCTGGTGATGCGCCAGTTGCCAATGTCGAGGACGGCGGACCTCTTCGCGGCGAGGGACCACCAAAGTAGTCTGGTTTGGAGGTCGACGCCGCCATGATGGCAGGTCTATAGATGGTGCGTCAAGGCGGAGTGCCTAGTGTTGTGTCTTTACTACATGGCTTCGGTGTATGCAGCTCAGTCAATGCTAGCACGTGGCTAGGTATCGCGTCTCGCAGAATCGCAGCTCTACTCGACCGGCCCAAGTCTTGGCGTGAGCGCGTGCACAGACCCTCTTCTTTGAGATTTTTCCGCTTTCTCGAGCTTCACCATCTCGATTGAAGACGCTCTCGCCAGCGACGTCGCACTCCACACTACCCACCTATTCTACCGCTGCAGCTTAGCAGCATACTTCGCGATGACGCTCTTCATTCTTACGGAGACGTCGGCAGGATATGCGCTGCTCAAGGCCAAGGACAAGAAGCTGCTGAAGCGCGATGATCTGGCGAAAGAGGCCGAGACGGCGGAGGGCGTGTGCAGCCTGTTGAAGATGAAGGAGTTCCACAAGTTCGACAGTGCTGCCTCTGCGCTCGAGGAGGCCGCTGCGTTGACGGAGGGAAAGGTACATTCACGAAACGACATGGCGCGGTCGTGGTAGAAGCTAATCCGCAGTGAAGGTCACGCCCACCCTCGCCAACATGCTCAACTCCATCAAGGACGAGAAGAAGGTCTCGCTCGCTGTCGCCGACCCTAAGCTGGGCAACGCCATCGGCAAGCTCCCAGGTCTCCAGATCACACCCATCTCCGACTCCACCACCGCCGACCTCTACCGTGCCATCCGCGAGCATCTCCCATCGCTTATCCCCGGCCTCATGCCGGAAGACCTCAACACAATGTCGCTCGGTCTATCACACAGCTTGTCGCGACACAAGCTGAAGTTCTCGCCTGACAAGGTCGACACCATGATTATCCAGGCTATTGCTCTGTTGGACGATCTGGACAAGGAGCTGAACACCTACGCCATGAGAGTCAAGGAATGGTACGGCTGGCATTTCCCCGAGATGGCTCGCATCATCAACGACAACTTGGCATACTCGCGCGTTATCCTGGCAATGGGCTTCCGATCGAACGCCAGCAACACTGACCTGTCCGACGTTCTGCCAGAAGAGATCGAGGGCGCAGTCAAGGCTGCTGCTGAGGTGTCTATGGGTACAGAGATCACAGATGAAGATTTAGAGAACATCCAGGCTCTCGCTGAGCAAGTGGCTGGCTTCACCGAGTACCGACAACAGCTGTCCAGCTACCTCTCCGCGCGCATGCAAGCCATTGCACCTAACTTGACGACACTTGTTGGCGATCTTGTCGGTGCACGACTGATCGCACACGCTGGTTCGCTCATGAACCTCGCAAAGTCACCCGCCTCCACCGTCCAGATTCTCGGCGCCGAGAAGGCACTTTTCCGTGCATTGAAGACGAAGCACGATACACCCAAGTACGGTCTCATCTACCACGCTTCACTCATCGGCCAAGCGTCCGGCAAGAACAAGGGCAAGATCGCCCGTATGCTCGCAACAAAAGCCACCCTTGGTCTCCGTGTCGATGCCCTCAGCGATTGGGGTCAGGCTGGTGAAGGTGAAAAGGAGGAGCCAACAGAGGAAGAGAAGGCGAGCGTTGGCACAGCAGGTCGCGCATTGGTCGAGAGGAGATTACGCGGTCTCGAGGGCAAGCCACTGAAGTCTGCCAACTCTGTCGCCATTGGACCAAACGGCCAACAACAGTCCGGCAAGTGGGAAATCAAGGAAGCACGAAAGTACAACGCCGACGCCGACGGCCTCTCAGCAGACGCCAAGCCAGCTCTTGCAAACGGCGACGCTCCTTCATCGAGCAAGAAGCGCAAGCTTGTGGAAGAAGTTCCACAAACAAACGGCGCGGACGATGATGATGAAGACGAGGACGAAGACGAAGACATGGACGTAACCGGCCTCGTGAACGGCGACGACTCCTCGTCAAAGAAGGAGAGCAAAGAAGAGAAGCGCAAGCGAAAGGAAGAGAAGGCCGCCAGGAAAGCTGAAAAAGCCGCGAAGAAGGCCGAGAAGGAAGCAAAGAAGGCCAAAAAGGCAGAAAAGGAGGCCAAAGACAGCGGCAAGAAGAGGAAAGCAGATGATGATGAAGAGCCgaagaaggagaagaagaagaagcacAAGAGCAAGGCATAGAACGCGCGCTCTTCTGCTTAGCAATCGATTTCTGGGCTGCATGTACGGCGTTTCCGAGGCGTTGAAGTTGACTGGACTTGTGGGATGATATTGCTCGGCGTGCTGAGGCGTTCTGAAGCGGTAGCTGGCCATGTACATTTGTCCTCTGTACGCGCGACATGCGCGGCGTCAAAATGTCTAAGACGCTGTACGAACGAAATGTATACTTCATCATCATCAAGCCTCATGTTCATCACCAGTACTATGCGTGGAAAGCCAAAATCATGTCATTATGCAAAAGATGCCAACCGCGCCACGCTATGCTGTACACATGCATTACCCAGTCCCAGTCCTGTCTTGCCTCGTCTGTTCGTGTTCATCCGTCGTATGATCATGCAATCAGCATCTAGCCTCTGTGCGAGCCGCAGCTCAAGTCTCCCAAAGCCCAGGTACCTGCCCCTGTCGATGAGATCCTCCACTCTCTAAGCCAATACAACTGGGAACATGGCAGCGAGCCACCAGATCTCCGGGCTGGGCATGCCAGTAGCAACCGCCCGACTGCTGGACGTAGAAGAACGGCGAGTAGCGCTACCAGCGGCAGTGGCCATGGCCATGGATCCTGTAGAGCCAGTGTTGGTACCTCCCGCGGTGATACTGGATGAAACCTGAGCATCGAAAGTCTGACCAAGAGTAGGCAAAGCCACGTTGCGGTTGACGTTCCATAGATCCTTGGTGTACTCTGGGCAGGCCGGTGCGGTCAAGCTGGGACTGTAAGCGCTCGCGGGCGGACCACTTGGCGAGAGGGTGGCCCATTGCTTGCTGAGGTTGTCGAAATCAGGAGAGATGGGAGTTGGTGTGCCGCGGACCGTGAAACCACCGACGACATTAGCACCTGTGGCTGTTGGGTCGACGCTGGGCCCGTAGGAGATGAGGCCGTAGTCGTTGGCTTCTTGGATCCATTCGTAGACGATGGCGCCGGACCAGGTACCGGACATCTCTTCGCCAAGGATGGCGGACTGATCGGCGAATGTGCGAGGCTTGGGAGTATTGCAGCCTGTCTCGGAGAAGAAGATGGGGATATTGTACTCGCTGGCGTTCTGTTGGAGCTGAGAGTAGCCACTCTGCAGAGATGTCAGTTTGGGTCGGATATAACAGTTGATCGCAACTTACAGTCTCGTATGTCGTCTCACCACACCACTCGTATGCGTTCAAGCTGAAGAAGTCAAGGGCGTCGGAGCTGTTATCTCCGCACGCCATGTACTTCTGCAAGTTCGGGCGGAGTGAGGCAATGTCAGCAGCGGAGTAGCCAATTGGGATCTGGCGGTAGCCCTTCGAGTCCCGGTAGGCCTTCATGTCCCTAGTAGCAGCCTTGACATAGGGAGCAGCAATGCTGTTTGCACCAGTGGTGAGGACTTCGTTGCCAACAAAGAAACCAGCAAGATTATCGTAGTTGTGGAAAGCATCCATGACTTTGCCAAATTCCTGTTCACTGGTTAGTATGGGAGGATGAAGCAGGCCGACGACCACTTACGTTGAACTGTGTCTCATTCCAGTGTGGATCATCAGGGAGAATGTACGTGCTGAAAGTGTCGAGATCGAGGAAGAGATAGATGCCAGCATCCTCAAAAGCGCTCATACACTCATCGTGGTTCGCTGCTGGGTCAACGTGGTAGACTCGAATGGCATTGGCACCGAGAGTCTTCATGAGAGCGGCGTCCAGCTTGCATTGGTCGCCTTGAGCGAGTGGATCATCGGGAGTCAATTGGTAGGCAATGCCCTTGATGAACCACTGGTCGCCATCGGAGGTGAAGAATCTGGCGCCCTTGGCTTCGATGGTGGGTACTGCGAATGCAGTTGTTGCGAACAGCAGAGCAATGAATAGTGCCAACATTGTGCCGTGGCTTTTGCGGGTGGCTGAGAATGGTGTGTTGATGGGGAGAACAGGAGGTCCAAGTCCAGACGGCAAGCTGGAGAGTTGTGTATCGGAAGAATTGCGAAGAGGAAGGAGAAGTTCCTCTGTTTGTGCTCGCAGCACGGGCTGCCACGCGAAAGCCACGCCAAGTATCCAAGTGGGAAGTAGCAGGTCGAGTCTTGAACAAACTCTCACGCAAGACAGTCAGATCTGCAGTGCTGTCAGTACTCGATCACAGCCGTGGACCTTGAGAATCCTCAAGTTACTTAGCGCAACAGTCACCCTGCTACGTTTGACCACAGCGCGATTGTTTGCGCACCTGCACGCAAATGCC from Fulvia fulva chromosome 10, complete sequence harbors:
- a CDS encoding Subtilisin-like serine protease AsES, with protein sequence MKSFLNFLLALPAALAAPVMLETRQSDNILGSWIVRVNNDAPLANIISQVAAVAGVQPTHKYEFGNFKGFSMDGITDAVSLLANIASIQSIEPNTRVYASALTSQANPPYGLARISHRDAGATSYVYDDSAGAGTFSYIIDTGIRITHQDFGGRAVEGASFVEEEPTAIDGNGHGTHVAGTTGGTTYGVAKRTNLIAVKVLGAEGSGSNAGVLAGIDWAVNDMNSKGRRGKAVGNLSLGGLFSPTTNAAVAEAVRQGLFLAVAAGNSGLPTFTASPASEPSVCTVGATDAQDNRASFSNFGLLVDVFAPGVNVTSAWFESDTDTNTISGTSMASPHVAGLGAYLLGLEGAREPGPLCERIRALSTKGKIRALDTLLGLSKNQLAYNGNGA
- a CDS encoding 1,3-beta-glucanosyltransferase gas2 codes for the protein MLALFIALLFATTAFAVPTIEAKGARFFTSDGDQWFIKGIAYQLTPDDPLAQGDQCKLDAALMKTLGANAIRVYHVDPAANHDECMSAFEDAGIYLFLDLDTFSTYILPDDPHWNETQFNEFGKVMDAFHNYDNLAGFFVGNEVLTTGANSIAAPYVKAATRDMKAYRDSKGYRQIPIGYSAADIASLRPNLQKYMACGDNSSDALDFFSLNAYEWCGETTYETSGYSQLQQNASEYNIPIFFSETGCNTPKPRTFADQSAILGEEMSGTWSGAIVYEWIQEANDYGLISYGPSVDPTATGANVVGGFTVRGTPTPISPDFDNLSKQWATLSPSGPPASAYSPSLTAPACPEYTKDLWNVNRNVALPTLGQTFDAQVSSSITAGGTNTGSTGSMAMATAAGSATRRSSTSSSRAVATGMPSPEIWWLAAMFPVVLA
- a CDS encoding Nucleolar protein 58, with amino-acid sequence MTLFILTETSAGYALLKAKDKKLLKRDDLAKEAETAEGVCSLLKMKEFHKFDSAASALEEAAALTEGKVTPTLANMLNSIKDEKKVSLAVADPKLGNAIGKLPGLQITPISDSTTADLYRAIREHLPSLIPGLMPEDLNTMSLGLSHSLSRHKLKFSPDKVDTMIIQAIALLDDLDKELNTYAMRVKEWYGWHFPEMARIINDNLAYSRVILAMGFRSNASNTDLSDVLPEEIEGAVKAAAEVSMGTEITDEDLENIQALAEQVAGFTEYRQQLSSYLSARMQAIAPNLTTLVGDLVGARLIAHAGSLMNLAKSPASTVQILGAEKALFRALKTKHDTPKYGLIYHASLIGQASGKNKGKIARMLATKATLGLRVDALSDWGQAGEGEKEEPTEEEKASVGTAGRALVERRLRGLEGKPLKSANSVAIGPNGQQQSGKWEIKEARKYNADADGLSADAKPALANGDAPSSSKKRKLVEEVPQTNGADDDDEDEDEDEDMDVTGLVNGDDSSSKKESKEEKRKRKEEKAARKAEKAAKKAEKEAKKAKKAEKEAKDSGKKRKADDDEEPKKEKKKKHKSKA